GTTTCAGCAATGATTCGTTTTTTTCCCATAAAACGTGCAATGAGAGCCTGCCCTATGGCATTATTAATTTTATGAGCACCAGTATGATTTAGATCTTCGCGTTTGAGCCAGATACGAGCACCTCCCCATAGTTTGGTGAGACGTTCAGCATAAGTCAGAGGACTAGGTCTTCCGACGTAGTTCTTTAAATAGTATTCGAGTTCTTTTTTGAACTTCTTACTTTTCTTTAACTTTTGATAGGTGGATTCAAGTTCTTCTAATGCTTCCGTTAAAATCTCAGGAGAGTAACGGCCGCCGAATTCACCAAAATATCCAGGTAGGTTTTTGCCCATATATCCCAAGATGAGAGGATGGGGGAATATGAAAACTGCTTCTTTTGTGGGGGGTGGGGGTTTTTGGGTACAATCTCCCCGCCCTGACTTAAGGGTGGGGAACTAGACCCGCCACCCAATGGCTTCCTTCTATCACATCGCCCGAATTCCGACCACCCCTTCTTCCGATTCTAAATAAAAAATCCGAAGAAGTTCATGTTCCTACTTGCTCTACAGCTTTCTCAAGGCTCTCATGAAGGTTACGGATTTGTTTTTGCAGTTTTCCTACCAAGTCTTCATTGGTCGTGAAGTTGATGGTTTCTTCTGCCATCGATTTTCGGTCAAGGATCGTGATTTCCCCTTTCTCCAAAAATCCCTTTCCTAGGGTAAGTCGGATGGGAAAACCAATGAGTTCGGAATCTTTGAACTTAAAACCTGGTCCCAGGTCGCGGTCATCCCAAAGCACTTCAATCCCTGCCGCAACAAGAGCTTTGTAGATGGATTCAATTTTGGCAATGTCGTCTGGATTTTTAGCAATGCTCACCAAACAAACAGTAAACGGCGCGATGGATATAGGCCAAAAAATTCCTTTATCGTCATTACATTGTTCGATGACAGTGGCCATACAACGATTTACGCCAATCCCATAACAACCCATAGTCGTTGTGGTGGCTTTTCCTTTATCATTTAAAACAGTAATATCAAATGCTTTCGAATACTTTTGGCCTAATTTAAAAATATGACCTACTTCGATTCCTTTTTCCGCAGTGAGACCGGTTCCACAATTAGGGCAAGGGTCTCCTACTTTGGATTGCGATACATCGATTTTTGTCACTTCCTCTTCTTTGAAAAAGTCGCTGAGCTTAACTCCTGCTATATGATAATCTACTTCGTTCGCACCGGATACATATCCAAATTTCCAATCGATAAGAGAATCGATGATGATTTTGAGAGATTCTGATTTTGGAAATCCTGGCCCGATGAATCCAGGAACAAGACCAAGTTTTTCCATTTCAGCAGCACCCATAGGTCTTAGTTCATTGCAAGCCAAATGGTTTTTTAGTTTGTTTTCATTGAGTTCGCGGTCTCCCTCTAAAAAGGCTAGGACGTAGGTTCCGTCTGCCCATAAAGCCACTGCCTTTAGG
This sequence is a window from Leptospira kanakyensis. Protein-coding genes within it:
- a CDS encoding proline--tRNA ligase: MKASSYLIPTAKEDPQDAVVASHKLMTRAGLIRKSAAGLYSYLPLGLRVLKKIEGIVRSEMDLAGGLEFQLPILTPSEIWKESGRWDKMGKEMFRLKDRHDNESCLGPTHEESFCVLVKPMVRSYKDLPINVYQIHTKFRDEIRPRFGVIRSREFTMKDAYSFHLDDESLDKTYQTMRKTYRRIFAGMGLSTIPVQADSGNMGGSASEEFMVVSPIGEETLTICPSCQYSGNIEKTPVIRNAAIAKQAFAGKDKIHTPSKKSITEVAEFIGTKEENLLKAVALWADGTYVLAFLEGDRELNENKLKNHLACNELRPMGAAEMEKLGLVPGFIGPGFPKSESLKIIIDSLIDWKFGYVSGANEVDYHIAGVKLSDFFKEEEVTKIDVSQSKVGDPCPNCGTGLTAEKGIEVGHIFKLGQKYSKAFDITVLNDKGKATTTTMGCYGIGVNRCMATVIEQCNDDKGIFWPISIAPFTVCLVSIAKNPDDIAKIESIYKALVAAGIEVLWDDRDLGPGFKFKDSELIGFPIRLTLGKGFLEKGEITILDRKSMAEETINFTTNEDLVGKLQKQIRNLHESLEKAVEQVGT